The nucleotide sequence ACCTGTTTGGAAATGCAATACATTCCCTAACAGCGAGGTTGACTTTATATGGCAGCGTTGCCAACGTTTGTCTTCCTCGAGTGCCACTTTAAATGCTTTAACGTCGTGTTTATTGAGGGGCTGCGCTGGCGCAATTTCAAATGCAAAACCAAATACTGTTGGGGCAATATTGTCTGGAAATGCGTGAAAGCGCTTGCTGTCTGTTCCTCTGCTTACATGAAAGTAAATACCTATGTTGCCACTAGGAATATAAGGGCTATTTTTCTCCACTAAGGTCGCTAGAATGTCCCGCCATTGCGTTTCGTCATAAGGATTGGTAATGGAAATAGCAGATAAGCCACTTTTCAATCTGGCCATATGCCCTTTCATGCCCACGGGTTTAGCTTGGTAAGTAGGGATCACTTCGTAAATACCATCACCAAATAAAAAACCTCTGTCCATGGGCGAAATTTTTGCTTCAGACAGCGGTAGAAAATCACCATTTAGAAAAGCGATGGTCATTGAATGTCTCCTGATAAACGAAGGCGTTTTTGCCATTGTAAAAGAAAGCGGGCGCGAGCGTTGTCGCTATGTTCACGAACAAAGCTTACGCATTCTCCAGGCACAGCTTGTGCCAGTTTAGTTAAGTCATTAGGGGTAACACTGCCAATTTTGGGATAGCCCCCGAGTGTTTGCCTATCTTTCATCATAACGATAGGCTGGCCATCTTTAGGTATCTGAATGGCGCCTAAATGTATCCCCTCTGAGTACATACTGTCTTGTGTACTTTGTACCGGCGTACCAGATAAACGGTATCCCATACGGCTTATATCAGACGTTACCTTGTAGTCACTAGTGAAAAAAACCTGCTTAGCCACACCACTGAAACTATCGCTTTGATAGCCCTCTACTACCCGTAGGGGCTCGGTTAAATCATAACTCGGCCAGTATTTCTCAGGCAACGAACGAGAACGAAATACACGGGAAGTATCATTGTTCACTGTGATCTCTAATCCATCACCTATCTGAAGCGGCTTTCCATTGTTATGTAGTCCGCCAATGTGTTCTCGGGTGACCGTACACGCACTACCTAAATGCCTTGGCACCTGCCATAGGCCTGCCACCGCTAAGTAAGTTCGGCTACCCAACGTTTCGCTACGCAGGCTAATCTCATCCCCCTCTTTAACCCTGTAGCTCGTATAGGGGGACTTTTGCTGTTGATTAATATAAAGCACAGCATCTCGACCAGTGGCGGCAATGGTGCCATGCAATGCACATATTAAGGCTAGCTCTCCCACAATCTCGATACATGGAGTACCATGGGGGTTTGACACCAAAAAATTAGCCCACCAATATGCCTCTTCGTCCATGGCACCAGACTGGCAATACCCTTGATGCTGATGACCTTTTCTTCCCTCATCAACGAGAAGGCTTTGCATACCATTTTGTGTGATTTTAAGATGCATTACGCGCTCTAAACTCTTGCTCTGATATGGGTTCAAATTTCACACTATCGCCTACGGCTAAAAAGCTCGCGTGATTGTGACTGTCGACTAAAAGGTCTGGACATAAACCTAGCAGGTGCCAGCCGCCGGGCGATTCAGATGGGTAAACCGCGGTTTGGTTATCTGCAATGGCAACAGCGCCCTTGGGCACTCGCTTTCGCGGCGTAGACAAACGGGGACAATGTAACTGTGGCGGCGTATCCGCCATATAAGCAAAGCCGGGCGCAAATCCAACC is from Alteromonas australica and encodes:
- a CDS encoding aminotransferase class IV, with protein sequence MTIAFLNGDFLPLSEAKISPMDRGFLFGDGIYEVIPTYQAKPVGMKGHMARLKSGLSAISITNPYDETQWRDILATLVEKNSPYIPSGNIGIYFHVSRGTDSKRFHAFPDNIAPTVFGFAFEIAPAQPLNKHDVKAFKVALEEDKRWQRCHIKSTSLLGNVLHFQTGVEQGVNETILHNSAGEITEASSCNVFIVKNNVVYTPPLDNQLLPGITRSIALEAFTRASIEVEESRFSIDDLLNADEVWLSSSSKEIAPVVEVNGMAIGDGNVGDMWQKAIKAYHDYKFIA
- a CDS encoding 5-oxoprolinase subunit C family protein, giving the protein MHLKITQNGMQSLLVDEGRKGHQHQGYCQSGAMDEEAYWWANFLVSNPHGTPCIEIVGELALICALHGTIAATGRDAVLYINQQQKSPYTSYRVKEGDEISLRSETLGSRTYLAVAGLWQVPRHLGSACTVTREHIGGLHNNGKPLQIGDGLEITVNNDTSRVFRSRSLPEKYWPSYDLTEPLRVVEGYQSDSFSGVAKQVFFTSDYKVTSDISRMGYRLSGTPVQSTQDSMYSEGIHLGAIQIPKDGQPIVMMKDRQTLGGYPKIGSVTPNDLTKLAQAVPGECVSFVREHSDNARARFLLQWQKRLRLSGDIQ